The following proteins are co-located in the Chryseobacterium daecheongense genome:
- a CDS encoding ABC transporter ATP-binding protein, whose translation MLKTIKLHKKYNDFTALKSLDLEIQEGEIFALLGQNGAGKSTTINILLGLIKATSGDAFINNISVKDHPEKIKKHMAYIPETVLLYPNLTGIENLDFFSKIAGFNYNKEELSGLLQQTGLQETAHNKPLGSYSKGMRQKVGIAIALAKDAKVLLLDEPTSGLDPIATAEFTEIVRMLGLEGRTVLMATHDIFNAVSVATNIGIMKQGELVQNIPSKAFSAEELKELYLKTI comes from the coding sequence ATGTTAAAAACCATCAAACTTCATAAAAAATACAACGATTTTACCGCTTTAAAATCTCTTGATCTTGAAATTCAGGAAGGGGAAATCTTTGCTCTTCTCGGACAGAACGGAGCCGGTAAAAGTACAACTATCAATATTCTTTTAGGCCTGATTAAAGCTACTTCCGGTGATGCCTTCATTAACAATATTTCAGTAAAAGATCATCCCGAAAAAATTAAAAAACACATGGCATACATTCCTGAAACTGTATTACTTTATCCGAATCTTACCGGAATTGAAAATCTTGATTTCTTTTCAAAAATTGCGGGATTTAATTATAATAAAGAAGAACTTTCTGGTCTTTTACAACAAACCGGTTTACAGGAAACTGCTCATAATAAACCTTTAGGAAGTTATTCAAAAGGAATGCGGCAGAAAGTTGGAATTGCTATCGCTCTCGCTAAAGATGCCAAAGTTCTGCTCCTTGATGAGCCGACCAGCGGACTCGACCCGATTGCCACCGCTGAATTTACAGAAATTGTAAGAATGCTAGGCTTAGAAGGACGAACTGTTTTAATGGCCACCCATGATATTTTCAACGCGGTAAGTGTCGCTACGAATATCGGAATTATGAAACAGGGAGAACTGGTGCAAAATATTCCATCCAAAGCGTTTTCGGCCGAAGAACTGAAGGAACTGTATTTGAAGACAATCTAA
- a CDS encoding DUF3526 domain-containing protein, with amino-acid sequence MAFSNLKLIVRKTRQDLFKSKQNLLIAITVLLFCFISIGIGFTKYGETYSKIKEYRKETRENWEHRPDKHPHRMAHYGYLVFRIGHPLSIFDNGLDDYLGNVIFLEAHKQNTANLSEAGSSGTLVRFGAFSAAFILQAIVPLIILFLGFSVIVREREEATLKILTVQGASSRAIVWGKILGLWQFSLLFLIPVIAIVLVAGLMVESSHFTDILSRILVLFPAYMIYYFFFSTLTVLISAKSKASSSALISLIGSWIILSIFLPKGIQFAAQNLYPTPSRIAFETQVEEDVMKVGDSHNPNDPHFKNIKDSLLAKYNVKTTDELPVNYGGIVMKEGERISAKLYVDHLKRLQDQYDRQQKLNEIFGFINPVMAIKNLSMTASGTDYFAYRQFQNQAEKYRYTLAQRMNDLQIEHIRNTPPKKGEKQAMVSKKNWQEFPDFQYEFTSVKESLGNQILPLVAILFWFLVCVLMIELSAKNLKLI; translated from the coding sequence ATGGCTTTTTCAAACCTGAAACTCATTGTAAGAAAAACCCGGCAGGATTTATTTAAAAGTAAACAAAACCTGCTCATTGCCATTACTGTTCTCCTGTTCTGCTTTATAAGCATTGGAATAGGGTTTACAAAATACGGTGAAACTTATTCAAAGATAAAGGAATACCGTAAAGAAACCCGTGAAAACTGGGAGCACAGGCCTGACAAGCATCCGCACAGGATGGCCCACTATGGTTATCTCGTTTTCAGAATCGGGCATCCGTTAAGTATTTTTGATAACGGATTGGACGATTACCTTGGAAATGTTATTTTCCTTGAAGCCCATAAACAAAATACCGCTAACCTTTCGGAAGCCGGAAGTTCAGGGACTCTCGTACGTTTCGGAGCGTTCAGTGCAGCATTCATTCTGCAGGCAATAGTTCCTTTGATTATTTTATTTCTCGGTTTCAGCGTGATTGTCCGTGAAAGAGAAGAGGCCACACTGAAAATCCTTACCGTTCAGGGAGCATCATCACGGGCTATTGTATGGGGAAAAATCCTTGGTCTCTGGCAGTTTTCTTTATTGTTTCTGATTCCTGTGATTGCCATCGTTTTAGTGGCCGGACTTATGGTTGAATCAAGCCATTTTACTGATATTTTATCAAGAATACTGGTCCTTTTTCCGGCGTATATGATCTATTATTTTTTCTTCAGTACATTGACGGTTTTAATTTCGGCAAAAAGCAAAGCTTCGTCATCCGCTTTAATCAGTTTAATTGGCTCGTGGATAATTCTGTCGATTTTTTTACCTAAAGGAATTCAGTTTGCAGCGCAGAATCTCTATCCTACTCCATCAAGAATTGCCTTTGAAACCCAGGTAGAAGAGGATGTTATGAAAGTAGGCGACAGCCACAACCCCAACGATCCGCATTTTAAAAACATTAAAGATTCGCTTCTGGCAAAATACAATGTGAAAACAACGGATGAACTTCCGGTTAATTACGGTGGAATTGTGATGAAAGAAGGAGAAAGAATCAGTGCAAAACTGTATGTTGATCATTTGAAAAGACTTCAGGATCAATACGATCGACAACAAAAACTGAATGAAATTTTCGGTTTCATCAATCCTGTGATGGCGATTAAAAATCTTTCAATGACCGCTTCGGGAACAGATTATTTTGCGTACCGGCAATTTCAGAATCAGGCAGAGAAATACCGCTATACACTCGCCCAGCGAATGAATGATTTACAGATTGAACACATCCGTAACACCCCACCCAAAAAAGGTGAAAAACAGGCAATGGTAAGTAAAAAAAACTGGCAGGAATTTCCTGATTTTCAGTATGAGTTTACGTCAGTTAAAGAAAGTCTGGGTAACCAGATTCTTCCTCTGGTTGCTATTCTTTTCTGGTTCCTTGTCTGTGTTCTGATGATTGAATTAAGTGCAAAAAATTTAAAATTAATCTAA
- a CDS encoding TonB-dependent siderophore receptor produces MSFNAYNPGIIHFIPTKTFHLAGLGCIIFSGVIHAQKIKKDSIPVTIQTVEITGRKSKDYISDYSFAATKIAMKNKDLPLTLNTVTKELINDRQAFRLGDVLKNVAGVSNVSFYNQYSIRGISQNEEGQIINGMRTRQYYFLQPMTPHIERVEVFKGPASITMSSVDPGGTINMVTKKPLANSRYEVSLSGGSFDTYRLSADVTGPLNTSKTLLYRFNGAHQHARSFRDHVKNNGILIAPSISFIPNDRTSVNVEMIYNEMNGNLDRGQPIFGAVAGKTDLNSTPVSLNLGAPGDYFKTKDLTLMGSLAHHFNKNISFNASYMKQFWNEDIHETRTTNSFVPDISNNQISSLVMMQYMERIQHWSVDNINAYFNFTYRTGPLEHQTLVGYDSHIWEKKSGGKQDAARGFMMKDGTVSSSYNPANAALYQTSVYNGIIFPTPNVSPFDLTPGAANHQGNNYTVLNIINPLPTALTTTHAAYVQHLLTWKKFKLLAGLRQEWFQDITQYKKAEESSFRNQKMLYRVGLTYSITENTNIYATYLTGYQPQSNTVTLMPQTANFTGAISASLYKPLLSDLKEFGVKTKLFGKINATFSIYEINQKNILMNANNPAEPDQLIQRGADRSRGFEAEFTGHILPQWHIYAGYSYIDAKVLDDSNPALIGLAKENTSKNSVNIWTRYNFTNIQPLKDFGIGAGMLYQSKKIPWFTRSFELPAYATVDVAIYYSVPQTKLQLALNVNNITNITYWVGAQNYLRLFPGAPRNYLFTATYKF; encoded by the coding sequence ATGTCATTTAATGCTTATAATCCTGGAATCATACATTTTATTCCCACTAAAACTTTTCATTTAGCAGGCTTAGGTTGTATCATATTCTCAGGTGTGATCCATGCTCAGAAAATTAAAAAAGATTCAATTCCCGTCACTATTCAGACGGTAGAAATTACAGGGCGAAAATCCAAAGATTATATTTCCGATTATTCATTTGCGGCCACTAAGATTGCGATGAAAAACAAAGATCTTCCGCTCACGCTGAATACGGTTACCAAAGAACTCATCAACGACAGGCAGGCGTTCAGACTGGGTGATGTCCTGAAAAATGTTGCAGGCGTTTCCAATGTAAGCTTTTACAATCAGTACAGCATCCGGGGGATCAGCCAGAATGAAGAAGGCCAGATCATTAATGGAATGCGCACCAGGCAATATTATTTTCTTCAGCCGATGACCCCACATATCGAGCGTGTGGAGGTTTTTAAAGGTCCCGCAAGTATTACCATGTCCAGCGTAGACCCCGGAGGAACCATCAACATGGTAACTAAAAAACCTTTGGCAAATTCCCGTTACGAAGTAAGTTTGTCGGGAGGAAGCTTTGATACCTATCGCCTTTCCGCAGATGTAACCGGACCTTTGAATACCAGTAAAACGCTTTTATACCGTTTCAACGGTGCTCATCAGCATGCCAGATCGTTTCGTGATCATGTAAAAAATAACGGAATTTTAATAGCTCCCTCGATCTCCTTTATCCCTAATGATAGAACTTCGGTGAATGTAGAAATGATTTACAACGAAATGAACGGAAACCTCGACAGAGGACAGCCTATCTTTGGAGCAGTTGCCGGAAAAACCGATCTCAACAGTACTCCTGTCAGTTTAAATCTGGGGGCTCCGGGTGACTATTTTAAAACAAAAGATCTTACTCTGATGGGAAGTCTTGCCCACCATTTCAATAAAAACATCAGCTTTAATGCTTCTTATATGAAGCAGTTCTGGAACGAAGACATCCATGAAACGAGGACTACAAATTCTTTTGTGCCGGATATCAGCAATAACCAGATTTCAAGCCTGGTGATGATGCAGTATATGGAAAGAATTCAACATTGGTCGGTGGATAATATTAATGCCTATTTTAATTTTACTTACAGAACAGGACCCCTTGAACATCAGACGTTAGTAGGATATGACAGCCATATCTGGGAGAAAAAAAGCGGCGGAAAACAAGATGCCGCAAGAGGTTTCATGATGAAGGATGGAACAGTAAGCTCATCTTATAATCCGGCCAATGCTGCTTTATATCAGACATCGGTTTATAATGGTATTATATTTCCCACCCCCAATGTGAGCCCATTCGACCTGACGCCCGGAGCGGCAAACCATCAGGGGAATAACTATACTGTTTTGAATATCATCAACCCGTTACCAACGGCTTTAACAACTACTCATGCAGCATATGTACAACATTTACTGACATGGAAAAAGTTTAAACTTCTGGCGGGACTCAGACAGGAATGGTTTCAGGACATTACCCAATATAAGAAAGCGGAAGAAAGTTCTTTCAGAAATCAGAAGATGCTTTACCGGGTCGGCCTGACGTATAGCATCACAGAAAATACAAACATATACGCAACATATCTTACAGGGTATCAGCCACAATCCAATACGGTTACCCTGATGCCGCAAACAGCCAATTTTACAGGTGCAATTTCCGCCTCATTGTACAAACCCCTGCTTTCCGATCTGAAAGAATTCGGGGTCAAAACCAAGCTTTTTGGAAAAATTAATGCCACATTTTCCATCTATGAAATCAATCAGAAAAATATCCTGATGAACGCCAATAATCCTGCGGAGCCCGATCAACTGATCCAGCGTGGCGCAGACAGAAGCCGTGGTTTTGAGGCTGAGTTTACGGGTCATATTCTTCCGCAATGGCACATTTATGCTGGTTACAGCTATATTGATGCAAAAGTTCTGGATGATTCTAATCCTGCTTTAATTGGTTTAGCTAAAGAAAATACATCAAAAAATTCCGTCAATATCTGGACGAGGTATAATTTTACCAACATTCAGCCTTTAAAAGACTTCGGAATAGGTGCGGGAATGCTCTATCAAAGTAAAAAAATTCCCTGGTTTACCAGAAGTTTCGAGCTTCCCGCTTATGCTACCGTGGATGTGGCAATTTATTATTCCGTACCGCAAACTAAGCTTCAGCTGGCTTTGAATGTGAACAATATTACCAATATAACGTATTGGGTAGGAGCTCAGAATTACCTGAGACTGTTCCCCGGTGCCCCAAGAAATTATCTATTTACAGCAACTTATAAATTTTAA
- a CDS encoding DUF3526 domain-containing protein, protein MNHYLFKQFYRNKAYIISLLILLFAGLCSLYTGKKFLDRNEEIMAKSATYQKNSIAKNVELHSDNIGLLLYYVKFNLVNEIPRLAALSIGMRDLNPSIQGVTIRNLEEQKNNSDFFNPANAAVGNFDFSFVMIFLFPLVIIALCYNIISEDQEKGTWKLLSVQSQNVRKLIDAKLLFRFLAVSSVYVLLLIAALFYIKIPVDLAFAIFALSGFLYLAFWFALCRWIIGYQKSSSWNALTLVIFWLSMNFVIPMTANMMIQKLIPVKEGLQAQIEQREGYHNKWDEPKIPTMQKFYKIYPQFSQYEIAENSDFSYAWYYAMQHMADVESAASSKKYHEKMHSRNNAAIYLGYILPNIQTQWIQSNVAGTGMENQLNYAENLKNFHEKQRLYFYPYIFENINGKMIDWKKQTVKIFTDSEKINLFSLLLPYFILIFLLLILSQNKFRKLC, encoded by the coding sequence ATGAATCATTATTTATTTAAACAGTTTTACCGCAACAAAGCCTACATTATTTCTTTGTTGATTCTTCTTTTTGCCGGTTTATGCTCTCTGTACACCGGTAAAAAATTTCTGGACAGGAATGAAGAAATTATGGCTAAAAGTGCAACCTATCAAAAAAACAGCATCGCTAAAAATGTGGAATTACACAGCGATAACATCGGTCTTTTACTCTATTATGTGAAATTTAATCTCGTGAATGAAATACCCAGACTGGCTGCTTTAAGTATCGGTATGAGAGATTTGAATCCTTCCATTCAGGGCGTTACAATACGAAACCTGGAAGAACAAAAAAACAATTCCGATTTTTTCAACCCTGCGAATGCAGCGGTTGGAAATTTCGATTTCTCTTTTGTGATGATATTTCTTTTTCCACTCGTGATTATTGCCTTGTGCTACAATATCATTTCCGAAGATCAGGAAAAAGGAACCTGGAAATTACTCTCAGTGCAAAGTCAAAATGTAAGAAAGCTGATTGATGCTAAGTTGCTGTTCCGTTTCCTGGCCGTAAGCTCGGTTTATGTTTTATTGTTAATTGCTGCCCTTTTTTACATTAAAATTCCAGTAGACCTGGCCTTCGCTATTTTTGCTTTGTCCGGTTTTCTATATTTGGCTTTCTGGTTTGCCTTATGTAGATGGATTATTGGTTATCAGAAGTCCTCTTCGTGGAATGCTTTAACCCTGGTGATTTTCTGGCTGAGCATGAATTTTGTAATTCCGATGACTGCAAATATGATGATACAGAAATTGATTCCTGTAAAAGAAGGATTGCAGGCACAAATCGAACAACGGGAAGGTTATCACAATAAGTGGGATGAACCGAAAATTCCTACAATGCAAAAATTCTATAAAATCTATCCTCAGTTCAGCCAATACGAGATTGCGGAAAACAGCGACTTTTCTTACGCCTGGTATTACGCAATGCAGCACATGGCGGATGTGGAATCGGCAGCTTCTTCAAAGAAATATCATGAAAAAATGCATAGCAGAAACAATGCAGCCATTTACTTAGGGTATATTTTACCGAATATTCAAACACAATGGATTCAGAGCAATGTTGCCGGAACAGGAATGGAAAATCAGCTAAATTATGCAGAAAACCTGAAAAATTTCCACGAGAAACAAAGGCTGTATTTCTATCCTTATATTTTTGAAAATATAAACGGAAAAATGATCGACTGGAAAAAACAGACTGTAAAAATCTTTACGGATTCTGAGAAAATTAATCTTTTCAGCTTACTTCTTCCCTATTTCATTTTAATTTTTTTATTGCTAATCCTTTCACAAAACAAATTCAGAAAGCTATGTTAA